A single region of the Brassica rapa cultivar Chiifu-401-42 chromosome A03, CAAS_Brap_v3.01, whole genome shotgun sequence genome encodes:
- the LOC103857052 gene encoding WD repeat-containing protein 44, giving the protein MIKVMMMTGRNDVARFVAHNDEEEDDDDECFFESLDRVLSSCSCSTSNSDYDSDPSAIHDPNPFPLPSGFDLWKSEPESVSERRIRLLRGLGLSNEPDLAPSSRLRRRKGIRSSHFARSSHNGRCVSSLRSDVVVDNSKLRCSLNDNNVVLDFISKDPIDVVMEEQMCTIKNLDNGREFVVNEVREDGVLEKLKEVGTDRQLTLEEFEMCAGTSPIVLELMRRQSVEDVCKDSVDLSTSVSGTKHRRKGSWFKSIKSVASSVTGYKERRSTDERDSPSERGGQRLSSATDDSRDVTFQDPERVKVRQYGKSCKELTALFKSQEIEAHKGSIWSIRFSLDGRYLASAGEDCVIQIWEVVESERKGELLLVDKQDDGGVNLSVLANGSPEPASVSPMRRGRTSFSRKSVSLDNVLVPETVFGLSEIPVCSFVGHLDDVLDLAWSKSQHLLSSSMDKTVRLWDLSSKACLKVFSHSDYVTCIQFNPVDDNYFISGSLDAKVRIWSIPDHQVVDWKDLHEMVTAACYTPDGQGALVGSYKGTCCLYNTSDNRLQQRKEINLKNKKKKSNHKKITGFQFVAGSSSEVLVTSADSRARVVDGVDLVHKFKGFRNTNSQISASLTSNGKFLVSASEDSNVYVWNYDSETRAGRSKRVTVTNTYEHFYCRDVSVAAPWPGKISNNNNSPDQSPSTANNPPTPVNDPVNNTAVTNGIISSATNRYFIDRMSATWPDEKLLLAAKNRARTSPSVSVDFSNGPVNAKPNASAWSMVIVTGGLRGEIRTFQNFGLPVRL; this is encoded by the exons ATGATAAAGGTAATGATGATGACGGGACGAAACGACGTCGCTAGATTCGTAGCTCacaacgacgaagaagaagacgacgacgacgaatGTTTCTTCGAGTCTCTCGACCGCGTTCTCTCTTCCTGCTCCTGCTCCACTTCCAACTCCGACTACGACTCCGACCCCAGCGCGATCCACGATCCGAATCCGTTTCCCCTCCCCTCCGGATTCGATCTGTGGAAATCCGAGCCTGAGTCCGTATCCGAGAGACGAATCAGGCTCCTACGCGGGTTGGGACTCAGCAACGAGCCGGATCTCGCTCCGTCGAGCCGTCTCCGCCGTAGAAAAGGTATCCGCAGCTCTCATTTCGCTAGATCGAGTCACAACGGTAGATGCGTCTCTTCGCTGAGATCAGACGTAGTAGTCGATAATAGTAAGCTTCGTTGTTCTCTCAATGATAACAATGTGGTTCTTGATTTCATAAGCAAAGATCCAATAGATGTTGTAATGGAGGAGCAAATGTGCACGATTAAGAATCTAGATAACGGCAGAGAGTTCGTTGTGAACGAAGTCAGAGAAGACGGAGTGTTGGAGAAGTTGAAGGAGGTAGGTACTGATCGGCAACTGACTCTGGAGGAGTTTGAGATGTGTGCTGGGACATCACCCATTGTTCTAGAGCTGATGAGGAGGCAAAGCGTTGAAGACGTTTGTAAAGACTCTGTGGATTTGAGTACCAGCGTAAGTGGAACTAAGCATAGACGGAAAGGGAGTTGGTTCAAGAGTATAAAGAGCGTTGCTAGTAGCGTGACAGGGTATAAAGAGAGAAGAAGCACTGATGAGAGGGATTCGCCGTCGGAGAGAGGAGGGCAGAGGCTTAGCTCTGCGACTGATGATAGCCGAGACGTGACATTTCAGGACCCGGAGAGAGTTAAGGTTAGGCAGTATGGGAAGTCGTGTAAAGAGCTCACGGCGCTTTTCAAGAGCCAGGAGATTGAAGCTCATAAAGGGTCGATATGGAGTATTAGGTTCAGTTTGGATGGGAGGTATCTTGCTAGTGCTGGTGAGGATTGTGTTATTCAGATTTGGGAGGTTGTTGAATCAGAAAGGAAGGGGGAGCTCTTGTTGGTGGATAAACAAGACGATGGAGGTGTAAATTTGTCGGTGTTGGCAAATGGGTCTCCAGAACCAGCTTCAGTGTCTCCAATGAGAAGAGGGAGAACATCTTTTAGCAGAAAATCAGTGAGCTTGGACAATGTTCTGGTTCCAGAAACTGTCTTTGGTCTTTCAGAGATACCCGTGTGCTCGTTTGTAGGGCATTTGGATGATGTTCTTGACCTTGCGTGGTCGAAATCTCAG CACTTGCTTTCCTCTTCGATGGATAAGACAGTTCGTCTATGGGATTTATCTAGCAAGGCATGTTTGAAAGTCTTCTCGCATAGTGACTACG TGACGTGCATCCAGTTTAATCCCGTTGACGACAATTACTTCATCAGTGGATCGTTGGATGCAAAAGTTCGAATATGGAGCATTCCTGATCATCAAGTCGTTGATTGGAAGGATCTTCATGAGATGGTCACAGCTGCCTGCTACACACCGGATGGTCAG GGTGCATTGGTTGGTTCATACAAGGGGACTTGTTGCTTATACAACACAAGTG ATAACAGACTGCAGCAGAGAAAGGAAATCAATTtgaagaacaagaaaaagaaatccAATCACAAGAAAATCACTGGTTTTCAG TTTGTGGCGGGAAGTTCATCGGAAGTGCTTGTCACATCTGCAGATTCACGTGCGCGTGTGGTTGACGGTGTTGACCTTGTTCACAAGTTTAAAG GATTTCGCAACACGAATAGCCAAATCTCGGCCTCACTTACATCAAACGGAAAATTCTTAGTCTCGGCGAGCGAAGACTCTAATGTGTATGTATGGAACTACGACTCAGAGACTCGAGCTGGTAGAAGCAAACGTGTAACAGTCACAAACACATACGAACACTTTTACTGTCGAGACGTCTCAGTGGCTGCACCTTGGCCTGGCAAGATcagtaacaacaacaacagcccCGACCAATCGCCTTCCACAGCCAATAACCCACCAACACCTGTCAACGATCCAGTCAACAACACAGCCGTCACCAACGGTATCATTTCGAGTGCCACAAACCGATACTTCATCGATAGAATGTCAGCGACATGGCCCGATGAGAAGCTTTTGCTTGCTGCAAAGAACCGAGCACGAACTAGTCCTAGTGTGAGCGTGGACTTTTCGAATGGACCGGTTAACGCAAAACCGAATGCTTCTGCTTGGTCTATGGTGATCGTGACCGGCGGTTTACGAGGTGAAATCAGAACTTTTCAGAATTTTGGATTACCGGTTCGTCTATGA
- the LOC103857054 gene encoding uncharacterized protein LOC103857054, protein MALLMTIILGLILGWLAFVVGLLIGWAWRPRWVSSPSEEKVQSQCSAPRSFELSSPSSPSPLKGFGSAPCFKTLVCGTWNMALRQQKTISPVSSSEQVHVLDGGKKTEERLPNTVTELDLRNLVQLVERKDGGLPWIQMMDQFIPGMRYQAWLREPKNGPTEYRSRTVFEDATPEVVRDFFWDDEFRPTWDTMLASSTTVEECTSTGTMIVRWIRKFPFFCSDREYVIGRRIWNCGKSYYCVTKGVSVPCIPRNNKQKRVDLFYSSWCIRPVESRSDDGVTSACEVLLFHHEDMGIPKEIAKLGVKRGMWGAVKKMEPGLRAYQEQRLSREGGFKLSRPAFMAQINTKITSEHLVSLSNGATSEAEAPETEAPVTLDRGNGAENLKKLLFIGGAVAVACTLSGGGFVPPAVLLGFGKRFGGRKREPQGTATTTTRSQSQTTSS, encoded by the exons ATGGCTTTGCTCATGACCATCATCTTAGGACTCATCTTAGGATGGCTGGCTTTCGTTGTTGGGTTGCTCATAGGATGGGCATGGAGACCCAGATGGGTTTCTTCTCCTAGTGAAGAGAAAGTCCAGTCACAATGCTCCGCTCCTAGATCTTTCGAGTTGTCTTCGCCATCATCTCCTTCTCCGTTAAAGGGTTTTGGTTCAGCTCCTTGCTTCAAAACTCTTGTTTGTGGCACGTGGAATATGGCTTTAAGACAACAGAAAACAATTTCTcctgtttcttcttctgaacAAGTACATGTACTTGATGG agGGAAGAAAACAGAGGAGAGGTTGCCTAATACTGTAACAGAGTTAGATTTGAGGAATCTTGTGCAACTGGTTGAGAGGAAAGATGGTGGTCTTCCTTGGATTCAGATGATGGATCAGTTTATTCCTGGTATGAGATATCAAGCTTGGTTAAGAGAACCTAAG AATGGTCCTACTGAGTATAGAAGCAGAACTGTGTTTGAAGATGCAACTCCTGAGGTTGTAAGAGATTTTTTCTGGGATGATGAGTTTAGACCGACGTGGGATACAATGCTTGCTAGTTCCACAACTGTTGAAGAGTGTACAAGTACTGGAACCATGATTGTTAGATGGATACGCAAG TTCCCGTTTTTCTGTAGTGATAGAGAGTACGTGATTGGTCGAAGGATATGGAACTGTGGCAAATCTTATTACTGTGTAACAAAG GGAGTGTCGGTTCCTTGTATACCACgtaacaacaaacaaaaacgTGTAGACTTGTTCTACTCAAGTTGGTGCATTCGACCAG TGGAATCAAGAAGTGACGATGGAGTAACAAGTGCCTGCGAAGTGCTTTTGTTTCACCACGAAGACATGGGGATACCGAAGGAGATCGCAAAGCTCGGAGTCAAACGAGGAATGTGGGGAGCAGTGAAGAAGATGGAGCCTGGTTTACGCGCTTACCAAGAGCAAAGACTCTCAAGAGAAGGAGGGTTCAAGCTTTCTCGGCCAGCTTTCATGGCTCAGATCAACACCAAGATCACATCAGAACATCTCGTTTCGCTCAGCAACGGTGCAACGTCTGAAGCTGAAGCTCCTGAAACTGAAGCTCCAGTTACGTTGGACCGAGGAAATGGAGCTGAGAATCTGAAGAAGCTGTTGTTTATCGGTGGAGCTGTTGCGGTTGCTTGCACTTTGAGTGGTGGCGGTTTTGTTCCTCCTGCGGTTCTTCTAGGGTTTGGGAAAAGGTTTGGTGGAAGAAAACGTGAGCCCCAAGGAACAGCAACTACTACTACAAGAAGTCAAAGTCAAACTACTTCTTCAtag
- the LOC103857053 gene encoding uncharacterized protein LOC103857053 yields the protein MMSIFSPFEALYAESNGFKMKLPGGQKQSSGDSQSPATEQQKNYGRIPITSDDEKNKKKEKKIQPMRIAPELDGVHCFETILPF from the coding sequence ATGATGTCGATCTTTAGCCCTTTCGAAGCTCTTTACGCTGAATCAAACGGCTTCAAGATGAAACTCCCAGGTGGCCAGAAACAAAGCTCTGGTGATAGTCAGTCGCCGGCGACGGAACAGCAAAAGAACTACGGGAGGATTCCGATAACATCAGACGacgaaaagaataagaagaaggagaagaagatccaACCGATGAGGATAGCTCCAGAGCTAGACGGTGTTCATTGTTTTGAAACAATACTTCCTTTTtga
- the LOC103857055 gene encoding flavone 3'-O-methyltransferase 1: MGSTAETQITPVQVTDDEAALFAMQLASASVLPMVLKSALDLDLLEIMAKNSSPMSPSEIASKLQTKNPEAPVMLDRILRLLTSYSILTCSNRTIPGGDSVERIYGLGPVCKYLTKNEDGVSIAALCLMNQDKVLMESWYHLKDAILDGGIPFNKAYGMSAFEYHGKDLRFNTVFNNGMSNHSTITMKKILETYKGFEGLTSLVDVGGGIGATLKMIVSKYPDLKGINFDLPHVIEEATSHPGIDHVGGDMFVSVPKGDAIFMKWICHDWSDEHCVKFLKNCYEALPEDGKVILAECILPETPDSSLSTKQVVHVDCIMLAHNPGGKERTEKEFEALAKGSGFKGINVACNAFGVYVIELLKKM; the protein is encoded by the exons ATGGGATCAACGGCGGAGACACAGATAACTCCGGTACAAGTCACCGACGACGAAGCCGCTCTCTTTGCCATGCAGCTAGCCAGCGCCTCCGTCCTTCCCATGGTTTTAAAGTCCGCGCTAGACCTTGATCTTCTCGAGATCATGGCCAAGAACTCTTCTCCGATGTCTCCCTCTGAGATTGCTTCTAAACTTCAGACCAAAAACCCCGAAGCTCCGGTCATGCTCGACCGAATCCTCCGTCTTCTCACGTCTTACTCCATCCTCACCTGCTCCAACCGAACCATTCCCGGCGGAGACAGCGTCGAGAGGATTTACGGGCTTGGTCCGGTTTGCAAGTACTTGACCAAGAACGAAGATGGTGTCTCTATAGCTGCTCTTTGTCTTATGAACCAAGACAAGGTTCTCATGGAAAGCTG GTACCATTTGAAAGATGCAATTCTTGATGGTGGGATTCCATTCAACAAGGCTTATGGAATGAGCGCTTTTGAGTACCACGGGAAGGATCTAAGGTTCAACACGGTATTCAACAATGGAATGTCTAACCATTCAACCATTACAATGAAGAAGATTCTCGAGACCTATAAGGGTTTTGAGGGTTTGACTTCTTTGGTTGACGTTGGTGGTGGCATTGGTGCTACTCTCAAAATGATTGTCTCTAAGTACCCTGACCTTAAAGGCATCAACTTTGATCTCCCACATGTCATCGAAGAAGCTACTTCTCATCCCG GTATTGATCATGTTGGAGGAGATATGTTTGTAAGTGTCCCTAAAGGTGATGCAATTTTCATGAAG TGGATATGCCACGACTGGAGCGATGAACACTGCGTGAAATTCTTGAAGAACTGCTACGAGGCGCTTCCAGAGGATGGAAAAGTGATACTAGCAGAGTGTATACTTCCAGAGACACCAGACTCAAGCCTCTCGACCAAACAAGTAGTCCATGTTGATTGCATTATGTTGGCTCACAACCCTGGAGGCAAAGAACGGACCGAGAAGGAGTTCGAGGCATTAGCTAAAGGATCAGGCTTCAAAGGCATCAATGTTGCCTGCAATGCTTTTGGTGTTTACGTTATTGAGCTGCTCAAAAAGATGtaa